A single region of the Streptomyces sp. AM 4-1-1 genome encodes:
- a CDS encoding pirin family protein: MPAVTVDNPLTLPRVAAPDDATARPVLAVTTAPSGFEGEGFPVRRAFAGIDYKHLDPFIMMDQMGEVDYAAGEPKGTPWHPHRGFETVTYLIDGTFIHQDSNGGGGTIRNGDTQWMTAGAGLLHIEAPPESLVMSGGLFHGLQLWVNLPKADKMMAPRYQDIRGGQVQLLTSKDGGALLRVIAGELGGHEGPGITHTPITMIHATVRPGAEVTLPWREDFNGLAYVLAGRGSAGTERRPVHLGQTAVFGAGSSLTVRADERQDGNTPDLEVVLLGGRPIREPMAHYGPFVMNSQAELRQAFDDFQAGRLGTIPVVHGM; the protein is encoded by the coding sequence ATGCCCGCAGTGACCGTCGACAACCCGCTGACCCTGCCCAGGGTCGCCGCACCCGACGACGCCACGGCCCGTCCCGTGCTGGCCGTCACCACCGCGCCGAGCGGGTTCGAGGGTGAGGGGTTCCCGGTGCGCCGCGCGTTCGCGGGCATCGACTACAAGCACCTCGACCCGTTCATCATGATGGACCAGATGGGTGAGGTGGACTATGCGGCGGGTGAGCCGAAGGGAACGCCCTGGCACCCGCACCGGGGCTTCGAGACGGTCACGTACCTCATCGACGGCACGTTCATCCACCAGGACAGCAACGGTGGCGGCGGCACCATCCGGAACGGCGATACGCAGTGGATGACGGCCGGAGCCGGTCTGCTCCACATAGAGGCCCCGCCGGAGTCGCTGGTCATGTCCGGCGGCCTCTTCCACGGCCTCCAGCTCTGGGTGAACCTCCCCAAGGCCGACAAGATGATGGCCCCCCGCTACCAGGACATCCGCGGCGGCCAGGTGCAGCTGCTGACCTCGAAGGACGGCGGCGCGCTGCTCCGGGTCATCGCCGGTGAGCTGGGCGGTCACGAGGGCCCCGGCATCACGCACACCCCGATCACGATGATCCACGCCACGGTCCGGCCGGGCGCCGAGGTGACCCTGCCGTGGCGCGAGGACTTCAACGGACTGGCGTACGTCCTGGCCGGGCGCGGCTCGGCCGGTACGGAGCGCCGCCCGGTGCACCTGGGACAGACGGCGGTGTTCGGCGCCGGTTCCTCGCTGACCGTCCGCGCGGACGAGCGACAGGACGGCAACACACCGGATCTGGAGGTCGTGCTGCTCGGCGGGCGCCCGATCCGGGAGCCGATGGCGCACTACGGGCCGTTCGTGATGAACAGCCAGGCCGAGCTGCGGCAGGCGTTCGACGACTTCCAGGCCGGCCGCCTCGGCACGATCCCGGTGGTCCACGGGATGTGA
- a CDS encoding AI-2E family transporter — translation MHTQKPLLPEGARRTAAWCGVLLLVAGVGAVAIWLCVVLKTAVTPVLLALLGTGLLGPVHHWLTARGINRSLAAGLTCAALVAVVGGVGYIVAEALIDSGGQIVAALKQGAQWVIDRFDIDNGTSVDDLADNAKHYLGKFGASAAGGLLTGISVAGTFVATGVLALLLTFFFLRDSDRAARLAHAVAPRGTGDLVEAMGRRAFVAVQGFMRGTTLIALIDAVCITAGLLILRVPGAVGLGALVFVGAYIPYLGAFVSGTVAVLVALADRGFVIALWALGVVLAVQVLEGHILQPVIQSRTVQMHPATIMVALTAGAGVAGLLGMLLAVPACAAAFGIIGVLRNGEGRVPQSAGPGDGGPGDGDGDSGAGDSVGS, via the coding sequence GTGCACACCCAGAAGCCCCTCCTGCCCGAAGGCGCGCGTCGAACGGCGGCCTGGTGCGGCGTCCTGCTTCTCGTCGCGGGTGTCGGCGCGGTCGCCATCTGGCTGTGCGTCGTCCTCAAGACGGCCGTCACACCCGTCCTGCTCGCCCTGCTGGGCACGGGTCTGCTCGGGCCCGTGCACCACTGGCTCACCGCGCGCGGGATCAACCGTTCGCTGGCGGCGGGCCTCACCTGCGCCGCGCTCGTCGCGGTGGTCGGCGGCGTCGGCTACATCGTCGCCGAAGCCCTCATCGACAGCGGCGGACAGATCGTCGCCGCGCTGAAGCAGGGCGCTCAGTGGGTCATCGACCGCTTCGACATCGACAACGGCACGAGCGTCGACGACCTCGCCGACAACGCCAAGCACTACCTCGGCAAGTTCGGCGCGAGCGCCGCCGGCGGGCTGCTCACCGGCATCAGCGTGGCCGGGACCTTCGTCGCGACCGGCGTGCTCGCCCTGTTGCTGACCTTCTTCTTCCTGCGGGACTCCGACCGGGCCGCGCGGCTGGCCCACGCCGTCGCGCCGCGCGGCACCGGGGACCTGGTCGAGGCGATGGGGCGCAGGGCCTTCGTGGCCGTCCAGGGCTTCATGCGCGGCACGACCCTGATCGCGCTGATCGACGCGGTCTGCATCACGGCGGGTCTGCTGATCCTGCGGGTGCCGGGCGCGGTGGGACTGGGGGCACTGGTCTTCGTCGGCGCCTACATCCCGTATCTCGGCGCCTTCGTCTCCGGCACGGTCGCCGTGCTGGTCGCGCTCGCCGACCGTGGCTTCGTGATCGCGCTCTGGGCGCTGGGGGTGGTGCTCGCCGTACAGGTGCTGGAGGGACACATCCTGCAACCGGTGATCCAGAGCCGTACGGTCCAGATGCACCCCGCCACGATCATGGTCGCGCTGACGGCGGGGGCGGGTGTGGCGGGACTGCTGGGAATGCTGCTCGCGGTCCCGGCGTGCGCGGCGGCGTTCGGGATCATCGGTGTGCTGCGGAACGGGGAAGGGCGCGTGCCTCAGTCCGCCGGGCCGGGGGACGGTGGCCCCGGGGACGGGGACGGGGACTCGGGCGCCGGGGACTCCGTGGGTTCCTGA
- a CDS encoding SpoIIE family protein phosphatase, which translates to MRTDELLAAIATGLWRWDNAAGSVTLDAEAARLVGLPAKAGVFSATEVRSRFHPVDWNEINAVVNLAVAEGTLAEARLRIMDEHGRVLRTVRSRSKPLLPHPDDGSDQYVLIGTLQEVAEPQPGTTGQHTRITGDWRRSREAFLLNAGRALAEARSTEEVLRVAASLSMPGFSPEGLAVFGIAGGRLTVIGHHGHPPEDEEPFAGLPMDTDYPACEVVRTGQAIYLPSPEEYENRYPDTWPLARPFGRRSWAFLPLIESGHTMGAWMAGFRNPVAFSPDERAVLTTVAQMLAQALSRAGTAETERALSLGLQRSMMPSLGPDIPGMSIAARYVPTGGGLQVGGDWYDMIALPNGRFAVVIGDVQGHDVRAAGLMGQLRIALRAYASEGHSPDVVLSRASRFLAGLTDTYGDDAEADGPRFATCLYAETDPDTGVLDIARAGHPDPVVMNADGSAVIRQTAGGLPLGIDMDEDYPTTRVVLEPGATIMLCTDGLLETGGHDMTTSWDRLRPILQRYPDDMEKLADALMQAVLGPSSHYTTGPLPERREDDIAVVLLRRDSHPDDEEAPRRAALTIAQAEPERIAAARQQLRELLHDWADPEQVDAAVLMISEMATNVLVHTDGDARMVAEAGGDPGERLLRVEVADASDELPHKRRPGEMASSGRGLLLMEMLADAWGVDPRGEGKSIWFELYESEGEDEGGSEGEDEGRGEGGSEEGEGGPGGESPEAPETREMPGAAEMPGTPGNIGGTDGTEGREGTESQEHTESQEQAAPQEPTESPAPESPSPSPGPPSPGPAD; encoded by the coding sequence ATGCGCACCGATGAGCTGCTGGCCGCGATCGCGACCGGTCTGTGGCGGTGGGACAACGCCGCGGGATCGGTCACGCTGGACGCGGAGGCTGCCCGGCTGGTCGGTCTGCCCGCGAAGGCGGGCGTCTTCAGCGCGACCGAGGTGCGCTCCCGGTTCCATCCGGTCGACTGGAACGAGATCAACGCGGTCGTGAACCTGGCGGTCGCCGAGGGCACCCTCGCCGAGGCACGACTGCGGATCATGGACGAGCACGGCAGGGTGCTCCGTACCGTACGCAGCCGGTCCAAACCGCTGCTCCCGCACCCCGACGACGGCTCCGATCAGTACGTCCTGATCGGCACCCTCCAGGAGGTGGCCGAACCGCAGCCCGGCACCACCGGACAGCACACCCGTATCACCGGTGACTGGCGCCGCTCCCGCGAGGCGTTCCTGCTGAACGCGGGGCGTGCGCTGGCCGAGGCGCGGTCCACCGAGGAGGTGCTGCGGGTCGCCGCCTCCCTCTCCATGCCGGGTTTCTCACCGGAGGGGCTGGCGGTCTTCGGGATCGCGGGCGGACGGCTGACGGTCATCGGCCACCACGGGCACCCGCCCGAGGACGAGGAACCGTTCGCCGGTCTGCCGATGGACACCGACTACCCGGCCTGCGAGGTCGTACGGACCGGGCAGGCCATCTATCTCCCGTCACCCGAGGAGTACGAGAACCGCTACCCGGACACCTGGCCGCTGGCCCGCCCCTTCGGCCGCCGCTCCTGGGCGTTCCTGCCGCTGATCGAGTCGGGGCACACCATGGGCGCCTGGATGGCGGGGTTCCGCAATCCGGTGGCTTTCTCGCCGGACGAGCGGGCGGTGCTGACGACGGTCGCCCAGATGCTCGCCCAGGCACTGTCCCGGGCCGGGACCGCCGAGACCGAGCGCGCCCTGTCACTGGGGCTGCAACGCTCGATGATGCCGTCGCTCGGCCCGGACATCCCCGGCATGAGCATCGCCGCACGGTACGTACCGACCGGTGGCGGGCTCCAGGTCGGCGGAGACTGGTACGACATGATCGCGCTGCCCAACGGCAGATTCGCCGTGGTCATCGGCGACGTCCAGGGCCATGACGTGCGCGCGGCCGGACTGATGGGCCAGTTGCGGATCGCCCTGCGCGCGTACGCCTCCGAGGGCCACAGCCCCGACGTGGTGCTGTCCCGTGCCTCGCGCTTCCTGGCCGGGCTCACGGACACGTACGGGGACGACGCCGAGGCCGACGGCCCACGCTTCGCGACCTGCCTGTACGCGGAGACCGACCCGGACACCGGCGTCCTCGACATCGCGCGGGCCGGCCACCCGGACCCGGTCGTGATGAACGCCGACGGCTCGGCGGTGATCCGGCAGACGGCGGGCGGGCTGCCCCTCGGCATCGACATGGACGAGGACTACCCGACGACCAGGGTGGTCCTGGAACCGGGCGCCACGATCATGCTCTGCACGGACGGGCTGCTGGAGACCGGCGGGCACGACATGACCACCAGCTGGGACCGGCTCCGTCCGATCCTCCAGCGGTACCCCGACGACATGGAGAAGCTGGCCGACGCGCTGATGCAAGCGGTGCTGGGACCCAGCTCGCACTACACGACCGGTCCGCTGCCAGAACGCCGCGAGGACGACATCGCGGTGGTACTGCTGCGCCGCGACAGCCACCCCGACGACGAGGAGGCACCCCGCCGCGCCGCGCTGACCATCGCCCAGGCCGAGCCCGAGCGGATCGCCGCGGCCCGGCAGCAACTGCGCGAGCTGCTGCACGACTGGGCCGACCCGGAGCAGGTCGACGCGGCGGTGCTGATGATCTCCGAGATGGCCACCAATGTGCTCGTCCACACGGACGGCGACGCCCGGATGGTCGCGGAGGCGGGCGGCGACCCGGGAGAGCGGCTGCTGCGCGTCGAGGTCGCGGACGCCAGTGACGAGCTTCCGCACAAGAGGCGGCCCGGCGAGATGGCTTCCAGCGGGCGGGGCCTCCTGCTGATGGAGATGCTGGCCGACGCGTGGGGGGTGGACCCACGCGGTGAGGGCAAGTCGATCTGGTTCGAGCTCTACGAGTCCGAGGGCGAGGACGAGGGCGGGTCCGAGGGTGAGGACGAGGGCCGAGGCGAAGGCGGGTCCGAGGAGGGCGAGGGCGGTCCCGGCGGTGAGTCCCCGGAGGCGCCGGAGACGCGGGAGATGCCCGGGGCGGCGGAGATGCCAGGGACGCCAGGGAACATCGGGGGTACGGACGGCACGGAGGGCAGGGAAGGCACGGAGTCCCAGGAACACACGGAGTCCCAGGAACAGGCGGCGCCTCAGGAACCCACGGAGTCCCCGGCGCCCGAGTCCCCGTCCCCGTCCCCGGGGCCACCGTCCCCCGGCCCGGCGGACTGA
- the aspS gene encoding aspartate--tRNA ligase: MHRYRSHTCGELRASDVGTDVRLSGWLHNRRDLGGILFIDLRDHYGLVQLVARPGTPGNEALSKLTKETVVRIDGKVSARGADNVNPELPTGEIEIEVSEVEVLGEAAPLPFTINAEDGVNEERRLEYRFLDLRRERMHRNIMLRTAVISAIRHKMTALGFNEMATPILAATSPEGARDFVVPSRLNPGKFYALPQAPQQFKQLLMISGFDRYFQIAPCFRDEDARADRSPGEFYQLDVEMSFVEQEDVFQPIEKLMTELFTEFGNGREVTSPFPRIPFRESMLKYGNDKPDLRAKLELVDISDVFADSEFKAFAGKHVRALPVPDTAAQSRKFFDGLGAYAVEQGAKGLAWVRVGEDGSLTGPIAKFLTDADIGTLSERLSLAPGHAIFFGAGEFDEVSKIMSAVRVEAAKRAGHFEENVFRFCWIVDFPMYEKDEETGRIDFSHNPFSMPQGGMADLEEKDPLDILAWQYDIVCNGIELSSGAIRNHEPEVMIKAFEIAGYKAETVEREFAGMLRAFRLGAPPHGGIAPGVDRIVMLLADEPNIRETIAFPLNGNAQDLMMGAPSELDETRLRELNIQLRKPVGTVKAVPSAKPANEPKK; this comes from the coding sequence ATGCATCGGTACAGGTCCCACACCTGCGGCGAGCTCCGCGCCTCTGACGTCGGCACCGACGTCCGGCTGAGTGGCTGGCTGCACAATCGCCGAGACCTGGGCGGCATCCTCTTCATCGATCTGCGCGACCACTACGGCCTGGTCCAGCTCGTCGCCCGTCCGGGTACGCCCGGCAACGAGGCGCTGTCGAAGCTGACCAAGGAGACCGTCGTACGGATCGACGGCAAGGTCTCCGCGCGCGGCGCCGACAACGTCAACCCGGAGCTGCCGACCGGCGAGATCGAGATCGAGGTCAGCGAGGTCGAGGTGCTGGGCGAGGCCGCCCCGCTGCCCTTCACGATCAACGCCGAGGACGGGGTGAACGAGGAGCGGCGGCTGGAGTACCGCTTCCTCGACCTGCGCCGCGAGCGGATGCACCGCAACATCATGCTGCGCACGGCCGTCATCTCGGCCATCCGGCACAAGATGACCGCCCTCGGCTTCAACGAGATGGCGACGCCGATCCTGGCCGCGACCTCTCCGGAGGGCGCCCGTGACTTCGTGGTCCCGTCCCGGCTGAACCCGGGCAAGTTCTACGCGCTGCCGCAGGCCCCGCAGCAGTTCAAGCAGCTGCTGATGATCTCCGGCTTCGACCGCTACTTCCAGATCGCGCCGTGCTTCCGTGACGAGGACGCCCGCGCCGACCGTTCACCCGGCGAGTTCTACCAGCTCGATGTCGAGATGTCCTTCGTCGAGCAGGAGGACGTCTTCCAGCCGATCGAGAAGCTGATGACCGAGCTGTTCACGGAGTTCGGCAACGGCCGTGAGGTCACGTCCCCGTTCCCGCGCATCCCGTTCCGTGAGTCGATGCTGAAGTACGGCAACGACAAGCCGGACCTGCGGGCCAAGCTGGAGCTCGTCGACATCTCCGACGTCTTCGCGGACTCGGAGTTCAAGGCGTTCGCCGGGAAGCACGTCCGTGCCCTTCCGGTGCCGGACACCGCGGCCCAGTCGCGGAAGTTCTTCGACGGGCTGGGCGCGTACGCGGTCGAGCAGGGCGCCAAGGGCCTTGCCTGGGTGCGGGTCGGCGAGGACGGCTCGCTGACGGGCCCGATCGCGAAGTTCCTCACCGACGCCGACATCGGCACGCTCAGCGAGCGCCTTTCCCTCGCCCCCGGCCACGCCATCTTCTTCGGCGCGGGCGAGTTCGACGAGGTCTCGAAGATCATGTCCGCCGTCCGCGTCGAGGCCGCGAAGCGCGCGGGCCACTTCGAGGAGAACGTCTTCCGGTTCTGCTGGATCGTCGACTTCCCGATGTACGAGAAGGACGAGGAGACCGGCAGGATCGACTTCTCGCACAACCCCTTCTCGATGCCCCAGGGCGGCATGGCCGACCTGGAGGAGAAGGACCCGCTGGACATCCTGGCCTGGCAGTACGACATCGTCTGCAACGGCATCGAGCTGTCCTCGGGCGCCATCCGCAACCACGAGCCCGAGGTGATGATCAAGGCGTTCGAGATCGCGGGCTACAAGGCGGAGACGGTGGAGCGGGAGTTCGCGGGCATGCTCCGTGCCTTCCGCCTCGGCGCCCCGCCGCACGGCGGCATCGCCCCGGGCGTCGACCGCATCGTGATGCTGCTGGCCGACGAGCCGAACATCCGCGAGACGATCGCGTTCCCCCTCAACGGCAACGCCCAGGACCTGATGATGGGCGCCCCCTCCGAACTGGACGAGACCCGCCTGCGCGAGCTGAACATCCAGCTCCGGAAGCCGGTCGGCACGGTGAAGGCGGTTCCGTCCGCGAAGCCGGCGAACGAGCCGAAGAAGTAG
- a CDS encoding MerR family transcriptional regulator, with protein MSEPASGSPRVPLRTVDVARQSGYSVQQVRDLERLGVIPPAARSGNGYRSYAPVHVHALRAYRGLADAGGPVAARQLLAGLRTGTIPEAASAINAVHVRLEREREEALRAQQALRAIRAEANTPGFERESDAMTITALAEALGVRPSTLRFWEQEGLVTPERVTSLRARRYGLPAIRAARIVAALRSAGYGIPATREIVGSLDRFDSQGEAQRVLRQRLDQIAARTVALLRAGADLAVVVTSADESAAAQALPRGTYDQREQPPIG; from the coding sequence ATGAGTGAGCCGGCGAGCGGTTCGCCACGGGTTCCGCTCCGGACCGTCGACGTCGCCAGGCAGTCGGGGTACTCGGTGCAACAGGTTCGCGACCTGGAGCGGCTGGGGGTCATTCCTCCAGCCGCGCGATCGGGCAACGGCTACCGGTCCTACGCACCGGTTCACGTGCACGCTCTTCGCGCGTATCGAGGGCTCGCGGATGCCGGTGGACCCGTAGCGGCCCGGCAGCTGCTCGCGGGACTGCGGACGGGAACGATCCCCGAGGCGGCCTCGGCGATCAACGCGGTCCACGTTCGGCTGGAGCGGGAACGAGAGGAGGCTCTGCGCGCGCAACAGGCGTTGCGTGCGATCCGGGCCGAAGCGAACACACCCGGGTTCGAGCGGGAGAGCGATGCGATGACGATCACGGCGCTCGCGGAAGCGCTCGGTGTACGTCCCTCGACCCTGCGGTTCTGGGAGCAGGAAGGGCTGGTCACCCCTGAGCGGGTGACCTCACTGCGAGCACGTCGTTACGGCCTTCCAGCCATCAGAGCGGCCCGGATCGTCGCGGCCCTCCGCAGCGCCGGATACGGCATTCCCGCGACGCGCGAGATCGTGGGCTCCCTGGACCGGTTCGACAGTCAGGGAGAGGCGCAGCGCGTCCTGCGGCAGCGCCTCGACCAGATCGCCGCACGGACCGTGGCGCTGCTCCGGGCAGGCGCGGACCTGGCAGTCGTCGTCACGTCCGCCGATGAGTCGGCAGCCGCCCAAGCGCTGCCCCGCGGCACGTACGACCAACGCGAACAGCCCCCGATCGGCTGA
- a CDS encoding DUF6194 family protein produces the protein MEQIIATVRSLPGALVVTPEPGDDFPEPAWGDSFFCYAPDGRMPRNVQPYGTIVTKNHPADDASDLDTPGRRRVNVQVDRATFRELTGEEPRSLTRPRDYAAVDTVMPHPVYGALGWISVVNPDERTTDTVEQLLRGAHEAARTRFARRYEEGRAPGNG, from the coding sequence ATCGAACAGATCATCGCGACCGTGCGGAGCCTGCCCGGCGCACTCGTGGTCACCCCGGAGCCGGGCGACGACTTCCCTGAACCCGCGTGGGGCGATTCGTTCTTCTGCTACGCCCCCGACGGCCGGATGCCTCGGAACGTCCAGCCCTACGGAACGATCGTCACCAAGAACCATCCCGCCGACGACGCCTCCGACCTCGACACTCCGGGCCGCCGACGGGTGAACGTCCAGGTGGACCGCGCGACGTTCCGGGAGCTGACGGGCGAGGAGCCGCGCAGCCTCACCCGGCCCCGCGACTACGCGGCCGTCGACACCGTGATGCCGCACCCGGTCTACGGGGCACTGGGCTGGATCTCCGTCGTCAACCCCGACGAGAGGACGACGGACACGGTCGAGCAGCTCCTGCGCGGAGCCCACGAGGCGGCCCGCACCAGGTTCGCGCGGCGATACGAGGAGGGAAGGGCGCCGGGGAACGGCTGA
- a CDS encoding DUF397 domain-containing protein, whose translation MQNGSNLYALDISGALFAKACGGNTHPDGESCVTLARIGDDAWALGDSKRPDGEPLRFTSAELGAAGIEPERFGLSA comes from the coding sequence ATGCAGAACGGAAGCAATTTGTACGCGCTCGACATCAGTGGGGCCCTGTTCGCCAAAGCGTGCGGAGGCAACACCCACCCGGACGGCGAATCCTGCGTGACCCTCGCCCGGATCGGCGACGACGCGTGGGCCCTGGGCGACAGCAAGCGGCCGGACGGGGAGCCGCTGCGGTTCACGTCGGCGGAGTTGGGAGCCGCCGGTATCGAACCGGAGCGGTTCGGCCTCTCGGCCTGA
- a CDS encoding helix-turn-helix transcriptional regulator → MPSQTPSSIQQAKSDFGRHLREIRLDAGLSARTLAAMAGWHESKCSRFENGVRTPTEQDLRDWALHCRVPHLMEELIATARGIDGMYVEWRRMERSGLKQAQESVLPLWERTQRFRIYSPWLVPGPVQTGPYIKALLTSIRDRRQLVDDVEAAVRVRVQKQNIVHRGNHRFAIVLEEGVLRCRIGGPEVMAGQLEHLLASASLASISLGIVPFGADRSGLWPVEGFFLFDDIQANVELVSAHLTVTQPHELALYADTFSALSGLAVYGSSAQTLIKAAINSLK, encoded by the coding sequence GTGCCCTCACAGACACCATCAAGTATTCAGCAGGCCAAGAGCGATTTCGGTCGGCATTTGCGGGAGATACGGCTCGACGCCGGGCTCAGCGCACGAACGTTGGCAGCCATGGCAGGCTGGCATGAGTCGAAGTGTTCTCGTTTCGAGAACGGTGTCCGCACCCCCACGGAGCAGGACCTCCGCGACTGGGCCCTGCACTGCCGTGTACCGCACTTGATGGAAGAACTCATCGCAACAGCCCGCGGCATCGACGGCATGTATGTCGAGTGGCGTCGTATGGAACGGTCCGGTCTCAAGCAGGCCCAGGAGTCTGTGCTCCCTCTGTGGGAACGCACTCAGCGGTTTCGCATCTACTCTCCGTGGCTGGTCCCAGGGCCCGTGCAAACCGGCCCGTACATCAAGGCACTGTTGACCTCGATCCGCGACCGTCGGCAACTGGTGGACGACGTGGAAGCCGCCGTCCGTGTACGTGTGCAGAAGCAGAACATTGTGCACAGGGGTAACCATCGATTCGCGATTGTCTTGGAGGAGGGAGTGCTGCGCTGTCGGATCGGAGGTCCGGAGGTGATGGCAGGCCAGTTGGAGCACCTTCTGGCCTCTGCCTCCCTTGCCTCGATCAGTCTCGGAATCGTGCCTTTTGGCGCCGACAGATCAGGTTTATGGCCGGTGGAGGGCTTCTTCCTCTTCGATGACATTCAAGCAAACGTCGAGCTGGTGTCTGCCCATCTCACTGTGACGCAGCCCCACGAACTCGCCCTGTACGCCGATACGTTCTCCGCCTTGTCCGGTCTCGCTGTGTACGGAAGTTCAGCACAGACATTGATCAAGGCAGCGATCAATTCTCTCAAGTGA
- a CDS encoding DUF6879 family protein, whose amino-acid sequence MPQLPTFEELFRDCRRSAVHLEMRDGYMKSDPAFVDWSAGRPIDPAERWGDWLRLVSEATARGVEVRRARIMSEPVSDYIHFEYDVTDGLNIAAGEQVRWLPRRRATSIALPGNDFWVFDTSLVLLNHFDGNGDSLEHEVTTDPDITELCTSAFEAVWDRAIPHTEYRPT is encoded by the coding sequence ATGCCGCAACTCCCGACGTTTGAGGAGCTGTTCCGGGACTGTCGCCGGTCAGCGGTCCACTTGGAGATGCGGGACGGCTACATGAAGTCGGACCCCGCGTTCGTCGACTGGAGCGCGGGCCGTCCCATTGATCCCGCCGAGCGGTGGGGAGACTGGCTGCGGCTCGTTTCCGAAGCGACTGCCCGAGGCGTTGAGGTACGGCGGGCCCGCATCATGTCCGAGCCGGTCAGCGACTACATCCATTTCGAGTACGACGTCACCGACGGTCTCAACATCGCGGCCGGCGAACAGGTGCGGTGGCTCCCCCGGCGCAGGGCTACGAGTATCGCCCTTCCAGGAAACGACTTCTGGGTATTCGATACCAGCCTCGTCCTCCTGAATCACTTCGACGGAAACGGCGATTCCCTCGAACACGAAGTCACCACGGACCCCGATATCACGGAACTCTGCACATCCGCTTTCGAGGCCGTGTGGGATCGCGCAATACCCCATACGGAATACCGGCCGACCTGA
- a CDS encoding amidohydrolase family protein: MATTPLQVIDTHAHVYPADHLDRLEAIGVDPSSTKVARDIRAGDDDTDMSARLRMMDAAGVRVQVLSVVPQLPMVDDPAAARDTARTVNDSYAAVVERHPDRFLAYGALALPHVDASLEQIRHCLDDLGFVGVAITSLVQGTISLADPRFDPVFAELDRRGAIVHVHATGNGANCPMINDKRLEWVTGAPMEDALAVLHLLKADIPRRFPRIRFHIAHLGGDLPFLARRIEDNFEDWDAFPSSPLESMRRMWFDAANFHGPSLRLTLDTFDPTRVMCGSDYPYFQDEKYTRAVEYIRDAGLDDGTVHDVLSGNARRLYGDALPPEIR; encoded by the coding sequence GTGGCAACGACACCGCTCCAGGTCATCGACACGCACGCTCACGTCTATCCCGCCGACCATCTCGACCGTCTTGAGGCGATCGGGGTCGACCCGTCGAGCACGAAGGTCGCCCGCGACATCCGCGCCGGGGACGACGACACGGACATGAGCGCGCGCCTGCGCATGATGGACGCGGCCGGCGTGCGCGTCCAGGTCCTCTCCGTGGTCCCGCAACTGCCGATGGTCGACGACCCGGCGGCGGCGCGGGACACGGCCCGGACGGTCAACGACTCCTATGCCGCGGTCGTCGAGCGGCACCCCGACCGGTTCCTCGCGTACGGCGCGCTCGCGCTGCCCCATGTCGACGCGTCCCTGGAGCAGATCCGCCACTGCCTCGACGACCTCGGTTTCGTGGGCGTCGCGATCACCTCGCTGGTCCAGGGAACGATCTCCCTGGCCGACCCCCGGTTCGACCCCGTCTTCGCCGAACTCGACCGGCGCGGCGCCATCGTCCACGTACACGCGACGGGCAACGGCGCGAACTGTCCGATGATCAACGACAAGCGACTCGAATGGGTCACCGGGGCGCCCATGGAGGACGCCCTCGCCGTGCTGCACCTGCTGAAGGCCGACATCCCCCGACGCTTCCCCCGCATCCGCTTCCACATCGCGCATCTGGGCGGTGATCTGCCGTTCCTCGCGAGGCGGATCGAGGACAACTTCGAGGACTGGGACGCGTTCCCCTCGTCACCGCTGGAGTCGATGCGGCGCATGTGGTTCGACGCGGCCAACTTCCACGGCCCGTCGCTGCGGCTGACCCTGGACACGTTCGACCCCACGCGCGTCATGTGCGGATCGGACTACCCGTACTTCCAGGACGAGAAGTACACGCGAGCGGTCGAGTACATCCGCGATGCCGGTCTCGACGACGGAACCGTGCACGACGTGCTCTCGGGCAACGCCCGGCGCCTCTACGGTGACGCGCTGCCGCCGGAGATCCGCTGA